The Nitrospirota bacterium genome has a window encoding:
- a CDS encoding phosphotransferase → MATVDPAAPKQPLALPDPILVAATVESRLPFQGQFKSLTPLAGDASNRRYFRIELTGPAARPVILMQLAEAEAFKQSEEAVSGAAHQVTELPFLNILSHLSKAGVSVPRLYHYDRAAGLLYLEDFGDLTLSEACRQASAKELEARYTQAVDVLAQMQAKASSPADPNCLAFHRSFDVPLLMWEFDHFLEYGIEAQRGAPIEAESRRTIRGEFEKIAELLAGAPRVFVHRDYHSRNLMVDGARLGVIDFQDALMGPATYDLASLLRDAYIELDEALIDRLIDRFFDRMATAGQARINRETFRRLFDFTSIQRNLKAAGRFVYIDRIKGNPKFLADIPRTLGYVRRNLQKYPELSALRAQLIRYVPELQ, encoded by the coding sequence ATGGCTACTGTCGATCCTGCCGCGCCGAAACAGCCACTGGCCTTGCCGGATCCTATCCTCGTGGCAGCCACAGTCGAATCTCGACTGCCCTTTCAGGGACAATTCAAATCCCTCACGCCATTAGCGGGCGATGCCTCCAACCGACGGTATTTTCGCATCGAGTTGACCGGGCCCGCTGCTCGCCCTGTGATTCTCATGCAGTTGGCCGAGGCGGAGGCCTTCAAGCAATCGGAAGAAGCTGTCAGCGGGGCGGCACATCAGGTCACCGAGTTGCCGTTTCTGAACATCCTCTCCCATCTATCCAAAGCCGGTGTCTCCGTTCCTCGCCTCTATCATTATGATCGGGCGGCAGGACTGCTCTATCTCGAAGATTTCGGGGACCTCACCCTGTCGGAGGCCTGTCGTCAGGCGAGTGCGAAGGAGTTGGAAGCGCGTTATACGCAGGCGGTCGATGTCCTCGCGCAGATGCAAGCGAAGGCCAGCTCACCAGCCGATCCGAACTGTCTCGCGTTCCACCGAAGCTTCGATGTGCCGCTCCTGATGTGGGAGTTCGATCATTTTCTCGAGTACGGCATCGAGGCGCAGCGGGGCGCACCGATCGAGGCCGAGTCTCGACGCACGATTCGCGGCGAATTCGAGAAGATTGCCGAATTGTTGGCGGGAGCGCCACGGGTGTTTGTCCATCGGGATTACCATTCTCGCAACCTGATGGTGGACGGCGCACGGTTGGGCGTGATCGACTTTCAGGATGCCTTGATGGGGCCTGCGACGTACGATCTCGCCTCGTTGCTGCGCGACGCCTATATCGAACTCGACGAGGCGCTCATCGACCGGTTAATCGATCGTTTCTTCGATCGAATGGCAACAGCCGGGCAAGCCCGGATCAACCGGGAGACCTTTCGGCGCCTCTTCGATTTCACGAGTATCCAGCGCAACCTCAAAGCAGCCGGGCGATTCGTTTACATCGATCGCATCAAAGGCAATCCCAAGTTTCTGGCCGACATCCCCCGTACGCTGGGCTATGTCCGGCGAAATCTCCAGAAGTATCCGGAGCTGTCCGCGCTCCGCGCACAGTTAATCCGGTATGTGCCGGAGTTGCAATGA
- a CDS encoding VanZ family protein — protein sequence MARQDTTTQVLWYWLPVALYAGLIFFLSAQSHPEDDLPSFLFKEVSDKVLHAVEYGLLAVLCYRAFRWAAGPAIARQAVVLAILTASVYGITDEVHQAFVPLRESSWQDWLADTIGAVIGAMSWRSIRSE from the coding sequence GTGGCTAGGCAAGATACGACGACTCAGGTTCTTTGGTATTGGTTGCCGGTGGCCCTGTATGCCGGATTGATTTTTTTTCTGTCGGCCCAGTCGCATCCGGAAGATGACCTACCATCGTTCTTGTTCAAAGAGGTGAGCGACAAGGTCTTGCACGCGGTGGAGTATGGCCTCTTGGCCGTGCTCTGTTACCGGGCATTTCGCTGGGCAGCAGGGCCGGCTATCGCCCGGCAGGCAGTCGTGCTCGCGATCCTGACGGCTTCGGTTTACGGCATCACGGATGAAGTGCATCAAGCCTTCGTCCCTCTTCGCGAGTCCAGTTGGCAGGATTGGCTGGCCGATACCATTGGTGCGGTCATTGGGGCTATGAGCTGGCGGTCCATCAGATCGGAATGA
- a CDS encoding glycoside hydrolase family 57 protein, whose protein sequence is MKTAHICFLWHMHQPYYTDPVAGSASMPWVRLHATKAYYDMAYVLEKFPSIKSTFNFTPSLLRQLQEVGSGAVRDLFLEHAQRPAADLRPEEKAFLIRHFFSANWATMVRPHPRYHELLVKRGTDVSGRELERVARQFSTQDLLDLQTWHNLAWFGYGTVSRYPRLAALRAKNRGFTEEDKQEVLALQLVAVREIVPLYRRLLEREQIELTTTPFFHPILPLVIDTDFTRRARPDLPLPSRFHAPEDAETQLRRAVEFHAATFGRAPVGLWPSEGSVCPELIPMLPKVGLRWLATDEGILARSLNAAQQPWERHRDLYQPYQVGPDGQDVTMLFRDREISDALGFVYHKTTPEMAAEDVLRRLRQIIHDAPQEQVTIGIVLDGENPWEHYHEGGEQFLSLLYKACSTGALDGHELRTTTATISDALDAAPATRRVSHLHSGSWINQDYKIWIGHQEDNRGWDLVSHTRSRLAEISATLPADRAQAAWDELYAAEGSDWFWWYGDDFDCGYNEEFDRLFRTHLRNVWTIAGLTPPDLLNQAICSPRGMPDTDLVTAPLALLNPSIDGRVTDFFEWRGAGKITTQPPLGAMWKAEGVLTDIQFGWSLDHLYLRLDPDEQSQPRQAGLTVELQLHTPEHLYRLSCALAPSATDQFILSQKLASGSWQEIGPYSSICHRQILELAVPFKDLQLTPGQELRMTILILEHRLEVARYPQYKPAIFLVPGPEFEANLWRV, encoded by the coding sequence ATGAAAACCGCCCACATCTGTTTTCTCTGGCACATGCATCAGCCCTATTACACGGACCCGGTCGCGGGGTCTGCCAGCATGCCCTGGGTGCGGCTCCATGCCACCAAGGCCTACTACGACATGGCCTATGTACTGGAGAAGTTCCCCTCGATCAAATCCACGTTCAACTTTACCCCCTCGCTCCTGCGGCAACTGCAAGAAGTCGGATCAGGAGCCGTACGCGACCTCTTTCTCGAACATGCGCAGCGCCCGGCGGCGGATCTTCGTCCGGAAGAAAAAGCCTTTCTCATCCGCCATTTCTTCTCCGCCAATTGGGCCACGATGGTGCGCCCCCACCCGCGTTACCATGAATTGCTCGTGAAGCGCGGAACGGACGTCTCAGGCCGCGAACTGGAGCGGGTGGCGCGGCAGTTTTCCACGCAGGATCTGCTGGACTTGCAGACCTGGCACAACCTCGCCTGGTTCGGCTACGGCACCGTCAGTCGCTATCCACGCCTGGCAGCCCTGCGTGCGAAAAACCGGGGCTTTACGGAAGAGGACAAACAGGAGGTCTTGGCCCTCCAGCTCGTCGCAGTCCGGGAGATCGTGCCGCTCTATCGACGACTGCTGGAGCGTGAACAAATCGAGCTCACGACGACGCCGTTCTTTCATCCGATCCTGCCGCTCGTCATCGATACCGACTTTACTAGACGCGCCAGACCGGACCTTCCGCTCCCCTCACGATTCCATGCGCCGGAAGATGCCGAGACGCAGCTACGGCGTGCCGTCGAGTTTCATGCCGCCACATTCGGCCGAGCCCCGGTAGGCCTCTGGCCGTCGGAGGGCTCCGTCTGTCCGGAACTGATTCCCATGCTGCCGAAGGTCGGGCTGCGCTGGCTCGCGACCGACGAAGGCATCCTCGCGCGTTCGCTCAACGCGGCCCAGCAACCCTGGGAACGCCACCGGGATCTCTATCAGCCCTACCAGGTCGGGCCGGACGGCCAGGACGTCACGATGCTGTTTCGGGATCGGGAGATCTCCGACGCGCTTGGATTCGTCTACCACAAAACCACGCCTGAGATGGCGGCCGAGGATGTCCTGCGCCGGCTGCGCCAGATCATTCACGATGCGCCACAGGAACAGGTCACCATCGGGATCGTGCTCGACGGAGAAAACCCCTGGGAGCATTACCACGAGGGAGGCGAGCAGTTTCTGTCTCTCCTCTATAAGGCTTGCTCGACCGGCGCGCTCGATGGCCACGAGCTCCGCACCACCACCGCCACGATTTCCGACGCGCTCGATGCCGCGCCGGCCACCCGGCGGGTCAGCCACCTCCATTCAGGTTCCTGGATCAATCAGGACTATAAGATCTGGATCGGCCATCAGGAAGACAATCGGGGATGGGATCTGGTGAGCCACACGCGATCCCGCCTCGCCGAGATTTCTGCGACCCTCCCCGCGGATCGGGCCCAGGCCGCCTGGGATGAGCTCTATGCCGCCGAAGGCAGCGATTGGTTCTGGTGGTATGGGGACGATTTCGATTGCGGCTACAACGAGGAGTTCGACCGGCTCTTTCGCACCCACCTTCGCAACGTCTGGACGATCGCAGGACTGACGCCGCCGGATCTCTTGAATCAAGCGATCTGTAGTCCACGCGGTATGCCGGATACAGATCTGGTGACTGCGCCGCTTGCGTTGCTGAACCCCTCCATCGATGGGCGCGTAACCGACTTTTTCGAGTGGCGCGGAGCAGGGAAGATCACGACGCAGCCGCCGCTCGGTGCGATGTGGAAAGCCGAAGGCGTACTGACCGATATCCAGTTTGGCTGGAGTCTGGACCACCTCTATCTCCGGCTCGATCCGGACGAGCAGTCGCAGCCTCGGCAGGCAGGACTCACGGTCGAGCTGCAGCTGCACACACCCGAGCACCTCTATCGGCTGTCCTGTGCACTCGCGCCCTCAGCCACAGACCAATTTATCCTCTCGCAAAAATTGGCCAGTGGGTCGTGGCAGGAGATCGGCCCCTACTCATCGATCTGTCATCGGCAGATTCTCGAACTGGCTGTGCCGTTCAAGGACTTACAGCTCACGCCCGGGCAGGAACTCCGCATGACCATTCTGATCCTGGAACATCGCTTGGAAGTGGCACGTTACCCGCAGTACAAGCCCGCGATCTTTCTCGTGCCAGGCCCGGAGTTTGAAGCGAATCTGTGGCGCGTATGA
- the galT gene encoding galactose-1-phosphate uridylyltransferase, giving the protein MPDLRRDPIVGRWVIISTERNARPHDFVPVHAARPLAASLCPFCPGQERLTPKEIMAYRPQPLEPNGPNWTVRVVPNKFPALQVEGGLDREGLGLYDRMNGIGAHEVIIETPSHTDSLADMPTKRIEDVLWAYRDRMIDLKKDLRFRYILIFKNQGASAGATLEHSHSQLIALPIIPTSVQEELDGCRAHYEQKERCIYCDILRQDLADGDRIVAENPEFVCVTPFAPRFPFEMWILPKRHAGYFEESQKTQFEFLAPILSETLRRMNKVLANPSYNFILHSSPLHEKTGDFYHWHIEIIPKLTQVAGFEWGTGFYINPVAPEESAKFLREAAI; this is encoded by the coding sequence ATGCCTGATTTACGACGTGATCCGATTGTCGGCCGGTGGGTGATTATTTCAACGGAACGGAATGCCCGGCCACACGACTTCGTTCCCGTGCATGCCGCACGGCCATTGGCGGCGTCTCTCTGCCCCTTTTGTCCAGGCCAAGAACGATTGACGCCGAAAGAAATCATGGCCTATCGTCCGCAACCGCTGGAGCCCAACGGCCCGAACTGGACCGTGCGCGTCGTGCCGAACAAGTTCCCCGCGCTCCAAGTCGAAGGCGGCCTCGACCGCGAAGGCCTCGGCCTCTATGACCGGATGAACGGGATCGGCGCCCATGAAGTGATCATCGAAACCCCAAGCCACACCGATAGCCTAGCCGACATGCCGACGAAGCGAATCGAGGATGTCCTATGGGCCTATCGCGATCGCATGATCGACCTGAAGAAAGACCTGCGGTTCCGCTACATCCTGATTTTCAAAAACCAGGGTGCGTCAGCCGGCGCCACACTCGAACACAGCCACTCACAACTCATTGCCCTGCCGATTATCCCCACCAGCGTCCAGGAAGAACTCGATGGTTGTCGGGCGCACTACGAACAGAAAGAGCGCTGCATCTATTGCGACATTCTCCGACAGGATCTCGCAGATGGCGATCGCATCGTGGCGGAGAATCCGGAGTTCGTCTGCGTCACGCCATTTGCGCCACGCTTTCCCTTCGAAATGTGGATTCTCCCCAAGCGCCATGCCGGCTACTTCGAGGAAAGCCAAAAGACCCAATTCGAGTTTCTCGCGCCGATTCTCTCCGAAACACTCCGACGCATGAACAAGGTGCTGGCCAACCCCTCCTACAACTTCATCTTGCATAGCTCCCCCCTCCACGAGAAGACCGGGGACTTCTACCATTGGCATATCGAAATCATTCCCAAGCTGACCCAGGTGGCCGGCTTCGAATGGGGCACGGGATTCTATATCAATCCTGTGGCACCGGAAGAATCGGCGAAATTTCTGCGCGAAGCAGCGATCTAA
- a CDS encoding MoaD/ThiS family protein, producing MFQHPARLRPLPRAYRPAYDAPMQVQLSHPARTVEVKGPKKVKDLLRELNLVVEAHLVIKGDDLVTEDEMLYDADQVEIRPVISGGSPHFTPHGSRLTSQE from the coding sequence ATGTTTCAGCATCCTGCCAGACTTCGCCCCTTGCCTCGTGCCTATCGCCCAGCCTATGATGCCCCCATGCAAGTCCAACTCAGCCATCCAGCAAGAACAGTCGAAGTCAAAGGCCCCAAGAAGGTCAAAGATCTCTTGAGAGAGTTGAACCTCGTCGTCGAAGCACATCTGGTCATCAAGGGCGACGACCTCGTCACCGAAGATGAGATGCTGTACGACGCCGATCAGGTTGAAATTCGACCGGTCATTTCCGGTGGCTCTCCACATTTCACCCCGCATGGTTCACGCCTCACGAGCCAAGAATGA
- a CDS encoding ATP-binding protein encodes MNCTKCKTKAVIGLPRHNAAFCKGCFNGFVHDQVARAIKSEWMFGKEERILVAVSGGKDSLALWDILLKLGYRADALYVNLGIGAYSEQSHAKVTKFAEAVAASHGAKLHLHTVEQEAGAGIKELAMLIHRPTCSTCGTIKRYQFNRVAIEQEYDVMATGHNLDDEAARLLGNVLHWQEEYLDKQGPSLPASVAGFAKKVKPLYRLSERELAAYAVLNRIDYIVEECPMAKGSKTLQYKEVLNRLETESPGTKQTFYWGFLEKQKKKQPTATTMTEKDRAVLHPCTSCSQPTTAEICSYCKMMARAKVLPIS; translated from the coding sequence ATGAATTGCACAAAATGTAAAACCAAAGCGGTCATCGGTCTCCCCCGCCACAATGCGGCCTTCTGCAAAGGCTGTTTCAACGGCTTCGTGCACGATCAAGTGGCGCGGGCGATCAAGTCGGAATGGATGTTTGGGAAAGAAGAGCGGATTCTCGTCGCCGTGTCAGGCGGCAAAGACAGCCTGGCGCTCTGGGACATTCTCCTCAAGCTGGGCTATCGCGCCGACGCGCTCTATGTCAACCTCGGCATCGGAGCCTATTCCGAACAATCCCATGCCAAGGTGACGAAGTTCGCTGAGGCGGTCGCCGCCTCCCATGGAGCCAAGCTGCACCTCCACACAGTCGAACAGGAGGCAGGCGCAGGGATCAAGGAACTGGCCATGCTCATCCATCGCCCGACCTGTTCTACATGTGGGACCATCAAACGGTACCAGTTCAATCGCGTGGCGATCGAACAGGAATACGATGTCATGGCTACGGGCCATAATCTCGACGACGAAGCGGCCAGACTCCTGGGTAACGTGCTGCATTGGCAGGAAGAATACCTCGATAAGCAGGGCCCCTCATTGCCGGCCTCGGTGGCAGGCTTTGCCAAGAAGGTGAAACCCCTCTACCGGCTCTCTGAGCGGGAACTCGCAGCCTATGCGGTCTTGAACCGGATCGACTACATCGTCGAAGAATGCCCCATGGCCAAAGGTTCCAAGACGCTCCAGTACAAGGAGGTCTTGAACCGTCTGGAGACCGAATCGCCCGGCACGAAGCAGACGTTCTATTGGGGATTTCTTGAGAAGCAAAAGAAGAAGCAGCCCACTGCGACGACCATGACAGAGAAAGACCGGGCCGTCCTCCACCCCTGCACCTCATGCAGCCAGCCCACCACCGCCGAGATCTGCTCGTATTGCAAGATGATGGCGCGGGCCAAAGTCCTCCCTATTTCATGA
- a CDS encoding acyloxyacyl hydrolase gives MRVRSRCLLAIRAGVLAAVVCVSPLLARADEPSAPPAIGTQAVGLAAGPFFPIRLLPGQSSKLFGGAAIPSWAMTLTDPVGSSWYRGQIALGAELLGFRTSEPKTASGVGVTPKLEYRLTGFGRLRPYIEGGGGPLWTDLGGRVPEQPGQFNFVVWGGAGCAWLLTPQWALNAGYRFVHISNAGTRTPNSGLNFGLPLVGISYSFS, from the coding sequence ATGAGGGTTCGATCCCGCTGTCTCCTCGCCATACGGGCCGGTGTGCTGGCAGCCGTTGTTTGCGTATCCCCTCTTCTCGCTCGCGCTGATGAACCAAGCGCTCCTCCCGCCATCGGCACACAAGCGGTGGGGCTTGCGGCCGGCCCTTTCTTTCCCATTCGCCTACTGCCTGGCCAATCTTCCAAACTCTTCGGTGGCGCGGCGATACCATCCTGGGCCATGACGCTCACCGATCCAGTTGGCTCAAGCTGGTATCGAGGCCAGATCGCGTTAGGCGCCGAGCTGCTGGGGTTCCGGACATCCGAACCGAAGACGGCCTCTGGAGTCGGAGTGACGCCAAAACTGGAATACCGCCTCACCGGCTTCGGTCGGCTACGCCCGTACATCGAAGGCGGCGGCGGGCCGTTATGGACTGACCTGGGGGGCCGGGTCCCGGAGCAACCGGGACAGTTCAACTTCGTGGTCTGGGGTGGGGCCGGATGTGCGTGGCTTCTCACGCCCCAATGGGCCCTGAACGCAGGCTATCGATTCGTCCACATCTCCAATGCCGGCACACGCACACCAAATTCCGGCCTCAACTTCGGACTCCCTCTTGTTGGGATTTCCTATTCCTTCTCTTGA
- a CDS encoding DnaJ C-terminal domain-containing protein, whose protein sequence is MATTERDYYQVLGLPKSASADDIKKAYRRLARQVHPDLHSGSKKSEMEKKFKELNAAHEVLSDPDKRKKYDQHGANWEQAEAYEQARRQAGAQEYGQNQAPGGEGFSDIFENLFKGRGRGGNGRGFAMQGEDLETEVQLTLAEVFTGVTKRMTLQEPVPCTTCRGSGALRGRTCPTCQGHGATLQPNTIEVRIPAGVQDGTRVRVAGKGQAGTNGGKPGDLYLRVTIAPDHVFRRQGSDIHVSLPVFPWEAALGAEVMAPTLTEPVRMKVPPGSRADSKLRLKGKGLPAAAGGHGDLFLTIQIVMPPSLTDEERTFYGQLGAIEHPDPRAELLAQARRRSHP, encoded by the coding sequence ATGGCAACCACAGAACGCGATTACTACCAGGTTCTCGGACTCCCTAAATCTGCCTCGGCAGATGACATTAAAAAAGCCTATCGCCGTCTCGCCCGTCAGGTCCATCCCGATCTCCATAGCGGGTCAAAGAAGTCCGAGATGGAGAAGAAGTTTAAAGAACTGAACGCAGCGCATGAAGTCCTGAGCGATCCGGATAAACGCAAAAAATACGATCAGCATGGCGCCAACTGGGAGCAAGCCGAGGCCTACGAGCAGGCACGCCGCCAGGCCGGAGCCCAGGAGTACGGCCAGAACCAGGCGCCCGGAGGAGAAGGTTTCTCCGACATTTTCGAAAATCTGTTCAAGGGACGAGGGCGAGGCGGCAATGGCCGCGGTTTTGCCATGCAGGGCGAAGACCTTGAGACCGAAGTGCAGCTCACGCTGGCCGAAGTCTTCACCGGCGTGACCAAACGCATGACCCTGCAAGAGCCCGTGCCCTGTACGACCTGTCGCGGAAGCGGCGCCCTTCGTGGACGAACCTGTCCGACCTGCCAGGGGCATGGCGCGACGCTGCAACCGAATACCATCGAAGTGCGCATCCCCGCCGGGGTTCAGGACGGCACGAGAGTTCGCGTGGCTGGTAAAGGACAAGCCGGCACCAACGGCGGCAAACCGGGCGATTTGTACCTGCGCGTGACGATCGCTCCGGATCATGTCTTTCGCCGACAGGGGAGCGACATTCATGTCTCCCTCCCTGTCTTCCCTTGGGAAGCGGCCTTGGGCGCTGAAGTGATGGCCCCCACCTTGACGGAGCCGGTTCGGATGAAAGTTCCGCCTGGCAGTCGGGCCGACAGCAAGCTTCGACTCAAGGGCAAGGGCCTCCCTGCGGCAGCAGGCGGACACGGCGATCTCTTTCTGACCATTCAGATCGTGATGCCCCCCTCCTTGACCGACGAGGAGCGCACATTCTACGGCCAACTCGGAGCCATCGAACATCCGGATCCGCGAGCCGAGCTGCTCGCTCAGGCCCGCCGCCGATCGCACCCATGA
- a CDS encoding MarC family protein, translating into MTLTEYAVLSFSSLFVIVDPIATVPAFLAMTARDSIGHRLHMARTACLVAVGILIGFTLIGQRFFTLLGITLPAIQVAGALVLLLVALDMLRAQRSPVQETAAETAEGTTKDDIAITPLAVPMLAGPAAISTVILLEAQAGSWAQRGMLLACVVLVGLASYVTLAIGASSAKWMSPIVEKIITRLMGLVLAALAVQFLFNGLKGEQGLLGQ; encoded by the coding sequence ATGACGCTCACGGAATACGCAGTCTTGTCGTTCAGCTCTCTCTTTGTCATCGTCGATCCCATCGCCACGGTCCCGGCATTTTTGGCCATGACGGCGCGCGATTCGATCGGCCACCGGCTTCATATGGCTCGCACCGCCTGCCTCGTGGCCGTCGGCATCTTGATCGGATTTACGCTCATCGGCCAGCGATTCTTTACCCTCTTGGGGATTACGCTCCCAGCCATCCAAGTGGCCGGGGCGCTCGTACTCTTATTGGTCGCCCTCGATATGTTGCGTGCACAGCGATCTCCGGTCCAAGAAACGGCGGCAGAAACAGCCGAAGGCACGACGAAAGACGACATTGCCATTACGCCGCTGGCCGTCCCGATGTTGGCCGGCCCTGCCGCAATATCGACCGTGATTCTGTTGGAGGCGCAGGCGGGCTCCTGGGCTCAACGGGGGATGTTGTTGGCTTGCGTTGTCTTGGTCGGTCTGGCAAGCTACGTGACCTTGGCCATCGGAGCTTCCAGTGCGAAGTGGATGAGTCCTATCGTCGAGAAAATTATCACGCGCTTGATGGGGCTGGTGCTGGCGGCCCTGGCGGTACAATTCCTGTTCAACGGGCTCAAAGGCGAACAGGGGTTACTGGGACAATAG
- a CDS encoding periplasmic heavy metal sensor — protein MTRRTGTIATLGLASIFALTVGVTGIWANEPGYGKEGHAEGGHGSMGGHGAGMMHNSTGHLIRHLLKHEKEIGLTAEQVAKLKEMQLNLDKTRIKSEADIQVAERELKALTEDEKSDLGAIEAKLKQSGDLQAGLRMTAIKAKRDVLALLTPEQRAKEKAEHDKVMQQHKGDSKGHGNPHGGAMKENPHKSGDAAHPAPPSSMKVQ, from the coding sequence ATGACACGGAGAACAGGCACGATCGCGACACTCGGTCTCGCATCTATTTTTGCCCTCACCGTTGGGGTGACCGGAATCTGGGCTAACGAGCCAGGCTACGGCAAGGAAGGGCATGCCGAAGGCGGGCATGGTTCGATGGGGGGACATGGTGCGGGCATGATGCATAACAGCACCGGCCACCTCATCCGTCACCTGCTCAAGCACGAGAAGGAAATCGGGTTGACGGCGGAGCAAGTGGCGAAACTCAAGGAGATGCAGCTCAACCTGGACAAGACCCGCATTAAGAGCGAGGCCGACATTCAGGTGGCGGAGCGGGAGTTGAAGGCCTTGACCGAAGATGAAAAGTCGGATTTGGGAGCGATCGAAGCCAAGTTGAAGCAGAGCGGGGATCTGCAGGCCGGCTTACGCATGACCGCCATCAAAGCCAAGCGGGATGTGCTCGCCCTCTTAACTCCGGAACAGCGCGCCAAGGAGAAGGCCGAGCATGACAAGGTGATGCAGCAGCACAAGGGTGACAGCAAGGGTCACGGCAACCCCCATGGCGGCGCGATGAAAGAAAATCCTCACAAGAGCGGCGATGCGGCTCATCCGGCACCTCCATCGAGCATGAAAGTACAGTAG
- a CDS encoding PepSY domain-containing protein, translating into MRTLGIITAGVVGFLFAVGSSAWADDKEAKVTDLVKEAKVTIDQAIKTASEKVPGTVVEAELEKKHGKTIWEVEVLGADGNVTEVHIDAATGTVIDTEAKKDEKKKEGKKGK; encoded by the coding sequence ATGAGAACGTTGGGAATTATCACAGCGGGCGTCGTGGGGTTCCTATTCGCCGTCGGCTCCAGTGCCTGGGCGGACGACAAGGAAGCGAAGGTTACGGACCTCGTGAAAGAGGCCAAAGTCACGATCGATCAAGCCATCAAGACTGCCTCCGAGAAGGTGCCTGGGACGGTCGTCGAAGCGGAGCTTGAAAAGAAACATGGCAAGACCATCTGGGAAGTCGAGGTCCTCGGCGCGGATGGAAACGTCACGGAAGTCCACATCGATGCCGCCACCGGCACCGTGATCGATACGGAAGCGAAGAAGGACGAGAAGAAAAAAGAAGGCAAGAAAGGAAAGTAG